A portion of the Salvelinus fontinalis isolate EN_2023a chromosome 32, ASM2944872v1, whole genome shotgun sequence genome contains these proteins:
- the LOC129830701 gene encoding alpha-1,3-mannosyl-glycoprotein 2-beta-N-acetylglucosaminyltransferase-like, producing the protein MVRKRGSLILCGAFLFVACNGLLLLFLWGRTPIGRFGEGGGAEPGGREEWGVAKIKGGGTNLAGEVIRLAEEVESELETQKELLKQIQSHRSLWEKRKGMGKRQTDGGKVENKEEEHKPIPQLSAVPPTDDSENKDQSQEENTPELIITAVQNPEVDTKLDNEIKELTDYTKLEVTVISPQVVIPILVIACDRVTVKRSLDKLIQYRPSAELYPIIVSQDCGHAETAQVIGSYGSQVTHISQPDLSNIRVRPEHRKFQGYYKIARHYRWALNQVFNTLSHSTVVIVEDDLEVAPDFFEYFRALHPILTSDPTLWCVSAWNDNGREGLVDPGKADLLYRTDFFPGLGWMLLKDVWAELEPKWPTAFWDDWMRHPEQRKERSCIRPEISRTMTFGRKGVSLGQFFDQYLRYIKLNTDFVPFTKQDLSYLMKENFDVNFVKQVYSAPLIKVEELQQGGGLTGTGPYRVQYSTRDNFKVLARNLGVMDDFKSGVPRAGYRGVVSFLSRGRRVFLTPPEGWTKYNVSWS; encoded by the exons ATGGTTCGCAAGAGAGGCTCCCTTATCTTGTGTGGAGCTTTCCTATTCGTCGCCTGCAATGGCTTGCTTCTCCTGTTCCTTTGGGGACGAACTCCCATTGGTCGCTTTGGGGAAGGGGGCGGGGCTGAACCAGGGGGGCGGGAAGAGTGGGGTGTGGCCAAAATAAAAGGGGGTGGGACTAATCTGGCTGGCGAGGTGATCCGATTGGCCGAAGAGGTAGAATCGGAACTCGAGACCCAGAAGGAACTTCTGAAGCAGATTCAGAGTCACAGGTCACTATGGGAAAAGAGGAAAGGGATGGGAAAAAGACAGACGGATGGAGGGAAGGTAGAAAATAAAGAGGAGGAACACAAACCGATACCACAGTTGTCTGCAGTACCTCCAACGGATGATTCAGAGAACAAGGACCAAAGTCAAGAGGAAAATACACCGGAATTGATCATTACAGCGGTCCAAAACCCTGAAGTAGACACAAAACTGGACAATGAAATAAAAGAGCTGACCGACTACACCAAATTGGAAGTCACCGTCATCAGCCCACAAGTTGTCATTCCCATATTGGTCATCGCCTGTGACAGAGTGACTGTGAAAAGGAGTCTTGACAAGTTGATCCAATACCGCCCCTCTGCAGAACTCTACCCAATCATAGTTAGTCAGGACTGTGGCCATGCTGAGACAGCCCAAGTGATTGGCTCATATGGCAGTCAGGTGACCCACATTAGCCAACCAGACCTCTCGAACATCCGGGTACGGCCGGAGCACAGAAAGTTCCAGGGCTACTATAAGATTGCCAGACACTACCGCTGGGCCCTCAACCAGGTGTtcaacacactctctcactccacCGTAGTGATCGTGGAAGATGACTTGGAG GTGGCCCCAGACTTCTTTGAGTACTTCCGTGCCCTCCACCCCATCTTGACCTCTGACCCCaccctgtggtgtgtgtctgcctgGAACGACAACGGCAGGGAGGGGCTGGTGGACCCTGGGAAGGCAGACCTCCTCTACAGGACAGACTTCTTCCCTGGGCTGGGCTGGATGCTGCTGAAGGACGTCTGGGCAGAACTAGAGCCCAAGTGGCCCACGGCATTCTGGGACGACTGGATGCGTCACCCCGAGCAGCGTAAAGAACGCTCCTGCATCCGTCCAGAGATCTCCAGAACTATGACCTTCGGACGCAAGGGTGTCAGCTTGGGTCAGTTCTTTGACCAGTATCTGCGTTATATTAAACTCAACACTGACTTTGTGCCTTTCACCAAACAGGATCTGTCTTACTTGATGAAGGAGAACTTTGACGTGAACTTTGTGAAGCAGGTTTACAGCGCCCCCCTGATTAAGGTGGAGGAGTTGCAACAAGGCGGTGGTTTGACGGGAACTGGTCCGTACCGGGTGCAATATTCCACCCGGGACAATTTTAAGGTTCTTGCCCGTAACTTAGGGGTGATGGATGACTTTAAATCGGGGGTTCCCCGTGCGGGTTACAGGGGTGTGGTTAGCTTCCTGTCCCGTGGACGACGGGTCTTCTTGACCCCACCTGAGGGATGGACAAAGTACAACGTCAGCTGGAGCTGA